Proteins co-encoded in one Bremerella sp. TYQ1 genomic window:
- a CDS encoding carboxypeptidase-like regulatory domain-containing protein, protein MRTAAFLCVISLAWASSLAAETEPKETLVTVAGQVVDQAGNAVAGATVTVRGYDQSAETTTDDEGKFRCQFEERALRLARILVNDAQADRLGIFEVAYHEPPTSDKPITITVEPVEHLPVEVTDVDGQPAEGVKVGGMWKWYPLFHATTDADGKATLRYPKNSPPHHLYAFQEGVGIDYRTINSQRDGAYRADWFANPPIKLQLAETKTIRFQVVDSDEKPVAGVRMQPWMLAKPGEPDPFNFNLMPDTFFPTSDADGLAEIQGFPAWPQHGFTFFIYSQNKSRGRYDILQNEPIQDPIKLVVDEDVTVRGQVVTADGKPVSGVEVAAAGENHRFDREHNESTTDDSGHFEMELRPNLLYAFTVRDKSWATPVVDGIVVRPKQPIDDLKLTAQEPTRIFGQIVIGEEAKPAAGQRLSLQQHARGSDQVLHTNLYHPVHQEKHVARPTIHRSATTDAEGRYEFFVGPGNYGLFGSSQLDSESLSVTDQKELEFNFTLDLPEESELTGTVVTGNPPMPVPNVAVELKYRASRAPFNTRVRTDEKGRFTLQRKPHGIDLYVQSEDGALAGMKSIAADDDSVTIELSPTATLTGTLINSITKKPLAGVRVSRYRPVYRDGSSLFTPAWSDSTTTDEEGKFRLAELVVQQKYLLSCRDEEATYRGLPNYIPVEPGTLDLGEVELTPQQRSR, encoded by the coding sequence ATGCGAACCGCAGCTTTCTTGTGCGTGATTTCGTTAGCTTGGGCGTCGTCGTTAGCAGCCGAAACGGAACCGAAAGAAACATTGGTTACCGTCGCCGGTCAGGTCGTCGACCAAGCAGGCAATGCGGTCGCAGGGGCTACCGTCACCGTGCGGGGATACGATCAGTCGGCCGAAACGACGACCGATGACGAGGGCAAGTTTCGCTGTCAATTCGAGGAACGCGCGCTCCGATTGGCTCGGATTCTCGTCAACGATGCGCAGGCCGATCGACTTGGCATTTTTGAAGTCGCCTATCACGAGCCACCTACCTCGGACAAACCGATCACGATTACGGTCGAGCCTGTCGAGCATCTCCCGGTCGAAGTTACCGACGTCGACGGACAGCCTGCCGAAGGGGTGAAAGTTGGAGGCATGTGGAAATGGTACCCTCTGTTTCACGCAACGACTGACGCGGACGGTAAAGCGACATTGCGTTATCCGAAGAACTCGCCGCCACATCACCTGTATGCTTTCCAAGAGGGTGTCGGCATCGATTACCGCACGATTAACTCGCAGCGGGACGGTGCGTATCGCGCCGACTGGTTTGCCAATCCGCCGATCAAGCTGCAACTGGCCGAAACTAAAACAATTCGGTTCCAAGTGGTCGACAGTGACGAAAAGCCGGTCGCCGGCGTTCGAATGCAACCATGGATGCTCGCCAAGCCAGGCGAGCCAGATCCGTTCAATTTCAATTTGATGCCTGACACCTTCTTCCCGACGAGCGATGCCGACGGGCTTGCCGAGATTCAAGGCTTTCCGGCATGGCCTCAACACGGCTTTACCTTTTTCATTTACTCGCAGAACAAAAGCCGCGGTCGCTACGATATTTTGCAGAACGAGCCGATCCAAGATCCGATCAAGCTGGTCGTCGATGAAGACGTGACCGTCCGGGGCCAGGTGGTGACCGCCGATGGCAAACCAGTTTCCGGCGTGGAAGTCGCTGCGGCGGGCGAAAATCATAGATTCGATCGCGAACACAACGAATCCACCACCGACGACTCCGGCCACTTTGAAATGGAATTGCGACCGAACCTGCTGTATGCGTTCACCGTTCGCGACAAGTCTTGGGCCACACCGGTTGTCGATGGGATTGTTGTGCGGCCCAAGCAGCCAATCGACGACTTGAAGCTGACCGCTCAAGAGCCGACACGTATCTTCGGGCAAATCGTCATCGGCGAGGAAGCCAAGCCGGCCGCCGGCCAGCGACTTTCGCTCCAGCAGCATGCCCGAGGTTCCGATCAGGTCTTGCACACTAATTTGTATCATCCGGTCCATCAAGAGAAGCATGTCGCTCGCCCGACCATCCACCGCAGTGCGACGACCGATGCCGAAGGACGCTACGAGTTTTTCGTCGGGCCAGGCAACTATGGGCTGTTCGGTTCGAGCCAACTGGATAGCGAATCGCTCAGCGTTACTGATCAAAAGGAACTCGAGTTCAACTTCACGCTGGATCTTCCGGAAGAAAGCGAGCTAACCGGAACCGTCGTCACCGGCAATCCGCCGATGCCGGTCCCGAATGTGGCTGTCGAACTGAAGTATCGAGCCTCGCGAGCGCCTTTCAACACACGCGTACGAACCGACGAGAAGGGCCGATTCACGCTGCAGCGAAAGCCGCACGGGATCGACCTCTACGTTCAAAGCGAAGATGGCGCGTTGGCCGGTATGAAATCGATTGCCGCCGATGACGACAGTGTCACCATCGAACTTTCGCCGACGGCAACGCTCACTGGAACGCTGATTAATTCGATTACGAAAAAGCCGCTCGCGGGGGTCCGCGTCAGTCGATACCGCCCCGTCTATCGCGATGGCTCTTCGCTGTTTACTCCAGCGTGGAGCGACTCGACAACGACCGACGAAGAAGGCAAGTTTCGCCTGGCCGAGTTGGTCGTACAGCAGAAATATTTACTCTCGTGCCGCGATGAAGAAGCCACCTATCGAGGTCTGCCCAACTATATCCCCGTCGAGCCTGGCACGCTCGACTTAGGGGAAGTCGAACTCACTCCGCAGCAACGATCCCGTTAG
- a CDS encoding thioredoxin family protein, producing MNQLRGCTVWIATMCVGLMMMLGPARLSADAVEPDHRDPMICSESDLIAQYQVGLANAKSIRQHVLVVFLDPDESRSKSWLQFRKTDREAIRSFADYQTLFVDAHTTSANELAAHLAVELDPMQLPTALIVRPDEKRLFQGPLPREANKASLDLPALRSLLAAHALVPLDAHKLVNIALSKAHRSNRRVIVQATGVWCPPCHQLSNYLEKHREIWQKDYLWVKVDGRWTGAQDVIRHLAQGHSANGIPWMAIIDSDVNVLATSNGPNGNIGFPSTEPNIEHFLSMLRETKIRLTEEDLQPLKAGLEKE from the coding sequence ATGAACCAACTGCGTGGATGCACTGTTTGGATTGCGACGATGTGCGTGGGCCTGATGATGATGCTTGGGCCCGCGCGTTTGTCTGCGGATGCAGTCGAGCCAGATCATCGCGATCCGATGATTTGTTCGGAATCTGATTTGATTGCTCAGTACCAAGTTGGTCTCGCAAACGCCAAATCCATTCGGCAACATGTGCTGGTCGTCTTCCTTGATCCCGACGAGTCACGCAGCAAGTCGTGGCTTCAATTTCGTAAGACAGACCGCGAAGCGATTCGTTCGTTTGCCGACTATCAAACACTTTTTGTCGACGCGCATACAACTTCAGCCAATGAGCTGGCAGCGCATCTTGCCGTTGAGTTGGACCCGATGCAACTTCCCACGGCGTTGATTGTCCGTCCGGACGAAAAGCGGTTGTTTCAAGGACCGTTGCCGCGAGAAGCAAACAAAGCGTCGCTCGATTTGCCCGCGTTGCGAAGTCTTTTAGCGGCTCACGCGTTGGTTCCGCTCGACGCCCATAAACTAGTTAACATCGCTCTTTCCAAAGCACATCGCTCGAATCGCCGCGTGATTGTGCAAGCGACCGGAGTTTGGTGTCCGCCATGCCATCAGCTTTCCAATTATCTGGAAAAGCATCGTGAGATCTGGCAGAAGGATTATCTCTGGGTGAAAGTCGATGGCCGCTGGACAGGAGCCCAGGATGTGATCCGTCATTTGGCCCAAGGACACAGCGCGAATGGGATTCCCTGGATGGCGATCATCGACTCGGACGTCAACGTGCTGGCGACCTCCAACGGACCGAACGGCAACATTGGCTTTCCTTCCACCGAGCCGAACATCGAGCATTTTCTTTCGATGCTCCGCGAGACCAAGATTCGTCTGACCGAAGAAGATTTACAACCCCTGAAAGCAGGGCTCGAGAAAGAGTAG
- a CDS encoding suppressor of fused domain protein, which produces MSNAKPSAEDKKVAKHASAAFGGSPSVAEYLHDTESLSVDILSCENRPCDGVTSYSTIGLSRFPMFAENQPELSIRLELAGACASQSDLYANVMASVAFCVMQTKKMYMPGSIMQKYVSEYCQFTTVPHLYFTAPFLWEDSLTSLDLGGESVVWLLLVPISDSELHFLFQHGDDALESLFEEEQIDIFDLSRMPVV; this is translated from the coding sequence ATGTCCAATGCCAAGCCTTCAGCAGAAGACAAAAAAGTTGCCAAGCATGCGTCCGCCGCATTTGGCGGTTCGCCGTCAGTTGCGGAATACTTGCACGACACGGAATCTTTATCCGTCGATATATTGTCGTGCGAGAATCGCCCATGTGATGGCGTGACTTCCTACTCGACGATCGGATTGTCTAGATTTCCGATGTTCGCTGAGAACCAACCTGAACTCTCTATTCGTCTCGAACTTGCCGGGGCGTGTGCGAGTCAGTCTGATTTGTATGCGAATGTCATGGCATCAGTTGCTTTTTGTGTTATGCAGACAAAAAAGATGTATATGCCGGGATCTATTATGCAAAAGTACGTAAGTGAATATTGTCAATTTACTACGGTTCCTCATCTGTACTTTACGGCTCCTTTTTTATGGGAGGATTCTCTCACCTCCTTGGATTTGGGAGGTGAGAGCGTAGTTTGGTTGTTGCTTGTTCCCATATCTGACTCAGAGCTGCATTTTCTGTTCCAGCATGGTGACGATGCATTGGAATCACTGTTTGAGGAAGAGCAAATTGACATTTTCGACTTAAGTAGAATGCCTGTAGTCTAG
- a CDS encoding DUF1559 domain-containing protein: MQNRKAFTLVELLVVIAIIGVLIALLLPAVQQAREAARRMQCSNNMKQLGLSLHNHHDTFGYMPPLRNIGGNNHDRRSGFISLLPFLEQNNTYEQITNDLGTAPWTGRDYWQNFSFDGFICPTSIPPSSFNSGQTSWRNYHMCLGDRLRDKDGPMETTRGMFQKGSGGTNEAPRNKLSFASVTDGLSNTMAFSERIAMASSARPDQGAFAAITLDGDSSPSDCTAALTTTWTGRIEDSRWNDGRATYSGFFAAAPPNSVSCTGDGTSGNIHDGNWALPGASSLHPGGVMVSMGDGSVRFISETINAGNQGASFNFSGGASPYGVWGALASRNGGEAVSE; encoded by the coding sequence ATGCAAAACCGGAAAGCTTTTACGCTGGTTGAGCTGCTCGTCGTGATTGCCATCATCGGCGTTCTGATCGCTCTACTATTACCAGCTGTGCAGCAAGCTCGAGAGGCTGCTCGACGTATGCAGTGCTCTAACAACATGAAGCAGTTGGGGCTCTCGTTGCATAACCATCACGACACGTTCGGTTACATGCCACCGCTGCGTAACATTGGCGGGAACAATCACGATCGTCGTAGTGGCTTCATTTCGCTGCTTCCATTCTTGGAGCAGAACAACACCTACGAACAAATCACCAACGATCTAGGCACAGCTCCCTGGACAGGACGTGACTACTGGCAGAACTTCTCGTTTGATGGGTTCATTTGCCCAACGTCGATTCCACCAAGTAGCTTCAACAGCGGTCAAACGAGCTGGCGAAACTATCACATGTGCCTGGGCGATCGCCTGCGTGACAAAGATGGTCCGATGGAAACAACCCGTGGAATGTTCCAGAAAGGTAGTGGCGGCACGAATGAAGCTCCACGAAACAAACTGAGCTTCGCTTCGGTTACCGATGGTTTGTCGAACACGATGGCGTTCTCGGAACGTATTGCGATGGCCTCGTCGGCTCGACCAGACCAAGGTGCATTCGCTGCGATCACGCTTGATGGCGATAGCTCTCCTTCGGATTGTACTGCCGCACTGACGACCACTTGGACTGGCCGTATCGAAGATTCGCGCTGGAACGACGGTCGTGCGACTTACTCTGGCTTCTTTGCCGCAGCCCCGCCGAACAGTGTCAGCTGCACCGGTGACGGAACCAGTGGCAACATCCACGATGGCAACTGGGCACTGCCTGGGGCCAGCAGTCTGCACCCTGGCGGTGTGATGGTGAGCATGGGTGATGGTTCGGTTCGTTTCATCAGCGAAACGATCAACGCCGGCAACCAGGGCGCGAGCTTCAACTTCAGCGGCGGTGCTTCGCCGTATGGTGTTTGGGGTGCTCTGGCGAGCCGTAACGGCGGCGAAGCGGTTTCCGAATAA
- a CDS encoding carboxypeptidase-like regulatory domain-containing protein, with protein MKTWILLINAALACSLLIGCGSGNQNPPTSPVIGKVTYKGEAVEGATIQFVPTATEGKVANAVSNADGTYELSTFEPGDGAMAGKYKVTVRKLVSVEQGVQRDGENAGEPAFVNKDMLPKNYRSNNSTPLEYDVTESGDNTFDIELGG; from the coding sequence ATGAAAACTTGGATTCTGTTGATCAACGCGGCATTGGCTTGTTCGCTTCTGATCGGATGTGGCAGCGGTAATCAAAATCCACCGACGTCGCCTGTCATCGGCAAAGTCACTTACAAAGGAGAAGCGGTTGAAGGCGCAACGATTCAGTTCGTTCCTACCGCTACCGAAGGCAAAGTCGCCAACGCGGTTTCCAACGCCGATGGCACTTACGAGCTGTCAACGTTCGAACCTGGCGACGGGGCCATGGCTGGGAAGTACAAAGTGACCGTCCGAAAGCTGGTCTCCGTCGAGCAAGGCGTTCAACGAGACGGCGAAAACGCCGGCGAACCAGCCTTCGTGAACAAGGACATGCTGCCTAAGAATTACCGCTCCAACAACAGCACTCCCCTTGAGTACGACGTGACGGAGAGTGGTGACAACACGTTCGACATCGAGCTAGGTGGCTAA
- a CDS encoding DUF1559 domain-containing protein: MPHKFFSRGRHVRGFTLVELLVVIAIIGVLIALLLPAVQQAREAARRMSCTNNLKQLGLAVHNYHDTFGSFPAGGMGYYNSGGSGDNNATAWSLHLFPFIEQNNLYERLNPGVVRLDEAVTPGSSVNGSSGRELIDLMQTPLDAFLCPSDPGDDLIQPIQDGVGLLTRSSGRPVMDASTNQAKGNYAAVAGSQRYTWTAYWAPPIGGGGKSNFNGAFGLDAIVSFNDITDGTSNTLMLGERATSLREPDGYDAPDDDDSTAGGTCPCVGTNPYGFANGSGYLWDAANAMGSVAYPLNSPLYTFWCRAGFSSHHPGGVQFVYCDGSVHFIPETVDHKPDEGHDNTVLENLANRADGFVPRTSF; encoded by the coding sequence ATGCCGCACAAGTTCTTTTCTCGCGGACGACACGTGCGAGGGTTTACTTTGGTCGAACTTTTGGTGGTCATTGCGATCATCGGTGTTTTAATCGCATTGCTGTTACCGGCCGTGCAGCAGGCCCGAGAAGCGGCTCGACGGATGAGTTGCACAAACAACTTGAAGCAGCTCGGTCTCGCCGTCCATAACTATCACGATACGTTCGGCAGTTTTCCGGCCGGAGGGATGGGCTATTACAATTCCGGCGGAAGTGGTGACAACAATGCTACGGCATGGTCGCTACATTTGTTTCCGTTCATCGAGCAAAACAATCTTTACGAACGGCTGAATCCCGGGGTAGTTCGCCTGGACGAAGCGGTCACGCCAGGCAGTAGCGTCAATGGTTCGTCAGGTCGAGAATTGATCGACTTGATGCAGACCCCACTCGATGCGTTTCTCTGTCCATCCGATCCTGGCGATGACTTGATTCAACCGATTCAAGATGGCGTCGGACTGCTAACACGTTCGTCAGGTCGACCAGTGATGGATGCAAGTACGAATCAAGCGAAAGGAAACTATGCCGCCGTGGCAGGATCGCAGCGGTACACGTGGACTGCCTATTGGGCGCCACCAATTGGGGGCGGTGGCAAATCGAATTTCAATGGGGCGTTCGGTTTGGATGCGATCGTCAGTTTCAACGACATCACCGACGGAACAAGCAATACGTTGATGCTTGGCGAAAGAGCCACGTCACTTCGCGAGCCAGATGGCTACGACGCACCAGACGATGACGATTCGACGGCAGGTGGGACGTGCCCTTGTGTTGGAACCAATCCGTATGGATTCGCCAACGGGTCTGGCTACTTATGGGATGCAGCGAACGCGATGGGTTCGGTTGCGTATCCACTCAACTCGCCACTGTACACGTTCTGGTGTCGCGCCGGATTTAGCAGCCATCATCCTGGCGGTGTGCAGTTTGTGTACTGCGACGGATCGGTCCATTTCATTCCGGAAACGGTGGATCACAAGCCAGACGAAGGACATGACAACACCGTGCTTGAAAACCTGGCCAATCGAGCCGATGGCTTTGTTCCTCGTACATCGTTCTAA
- a CDS encoding carboxypeptidase-like regulatory domain-containing protein, with the protein MRRVSWNIAYLLLIAAVACVTDESTAQQPPETKVTLNGRVVDAAGNSVSGVVVRSEAHRLVEETTTDSKGNFSFSVYPSHLNDVVLLADDRVGNRMAMVPAQAEEPFHANKPVAIQLEACRTLMVHVLGADGNPAAEAQVGGIDINPRRMIYMATTDQSGRAELRWPVSYPPHLLFAFKPSVGFDYRVAQPPNESPASWFEKSKVSLKLAPARTVELRLVERDGSPISGVNVTSWLLAKPDEPYPFNLSLTPDFYQSQSDGNGVVRFEGVPLWDVRPVRFSLQVDPEVYVQKNVAYDVSTSPDESLEVVLDRLVDVRGRIVLSDGKPAAGLNVYAQGASYDTDDPRGHAMANSQGEFTLRLPPNTVYTLAASNETYATAPFGEVVVFPNRPVSDLEMQAVPAARIFGVIFGGEDHSPLPRQRVSLILNSTQPKALTTYGIPKPDQAERRTYSNSFAWRQMTDAEGKYEFFVGPGKYLLMESSRNEIEQFTVNGESAMEFHLMHNPSKTSPRR; encoded by the coding sequence ATGCGACGCGTTTCGTGGAACATCGCCTACCTGCTTCTGATCGCTGCGGTGGCTTGCGTTACTGACGAAAGCACCGCGCAGCAACCGCCTGAAACGAAGGTTACGCTGAATGGTCGCGTTGTTGATGCCGCAGGCAATTCTGTCTCAGGCGTCGTTGTTCGGAGCGAAGCCCATCGGCTTGTCGAGGAAACGACCACCGACTCGAAGGGAAACTTTTCCTTTTCGGTCTACCCTTCTCATTTAAACGACGTGGTCCTTCTTGCCGATGACCGAGTCGGCAACCGGATGGCGATGGTGCCTGCCCAAGCAGAAGAACCATTTCATGCCAACAAACCCGTAGCGATCCAGCTTGAAGCATGCCGGACGCTCATGGTGCACGTGCTTGGCGCCGACGGCAATCCGGCCGCGGAAGCTCAAGTGGGAGGTATCGATATCAACCCACGTCGAATGATCTACATGGCGACGACGGACCAATCTGGAAGGGCTGAACTTCGCTGGCCGGTCAGTTATCCGCCCCACTTGCTGTTCGCATTCAAGCCCAGCGTTGGCTTCGACTACCGCGTCGCACAACCGCCCAATGAATCGCCTGCCTCTTGGTTTGAGAAGTCGAAAGTGTCGCTGAAATTAGCACCAGCACGAACGGTCGAGCTACGCCTGGTCGAACGCGATGGCTCGCCCATCTCTGGAGTGAACGTCACGTCTTGGCTGCTCGCGAAACCGGATGAACCGTATCCTTTCAACTTGAGCCTGACGCCTGACTTCTATCAGTCGCAATCGGACGGTAACGGGGTGGTTCGGTTTGAAGGGGTTCCCTTATGGGATGTTCGCCCTGTGCGGTTTTCGCTGCAAGTCGATCCCGAAGTCTATGTTCAAAAGAACGTAGCCTACGACGTGAGCACTTCGCCTGACGAGTCGCTTGAGGTGGTACTCGATCGGCTTGTTGACGTTCGTGGACGAATTGTCCTTTCAGACGGAAAGCCGGCGGCGGGCTTGAACGTTTACGCCCAGGGTGCAAGCTACGACACCGACGATCCCCGTGGGCATGCTATGGCGAATAGCCAAGGCGAGTTTACGCTTCGCTTGCCGCCCAATACGGTCTATACCCTCGCGGCGAGCAACGAGACGTACGCAACGGCACCGTTTGGTGAAGTGGTTGTTTTTCCTAATCGACCGGTGAGCGACTTAGAAATGCAGGCCGTCCCTGCGGCGCGAATTTTCGGGGTAATTTTCGGTGGCGAAGATCATTCCCCGTTGCCACGCCAACGCGTGTCACTCATCCTGAATTCGACGCAACCGAAAGCCCTGACAACGTATGGCATTCCGAAACCAGACCAAGCCGAACGCCGCACCTATAGCAACTCCTTCGCTTGGCGTCAGATGACCGATGCCGAGGGAAAGTACGAGTTTTTCGTGGGGCCAGGCAAATACCTTTTGATGGAATCGAGTCGTAACGAGATCGAACAGTTCACCGTTAACGGCGAATCGGCGATGGAGTTTCACTTGATGCATAACCCAAGCAAGACTTCGCCGCGACGGTGA
- a CDS encoding thioredoxin family protein: protein MSDLTYLPKDNRMRRVSLLSLGILLTVSIIAFAADEPKKDPPKVSLHGEVVDADGKPVADAHVTTLTHIPAGPSEATTDAEGKFTLAVYESQLQYLPLLVEDATGNRMALHKPDHQNPPKPGDSVKVSLEPSRMVTLKVTDANGKPSPETTVGGMAMNFIAYEAITNEQGEATLRWPVSSPPEELFACKEDVGFDYRVVSTKRDAAHVAPWFKEPVITLQLAPSQTIRLRLVDRQGKPIPDVPVYNWLLRKPGEPDSFNLSMTPGFYRTTSNDDGIVEFPGTPTWNEHPFTLWPSSPNHIRTRITYDAQQYADRPMDVVLDKYETISGQVVNGDGKPVAGISVFGYGSGGTMDRLSGSDQTDDNGKFEMKVPPNAVYALVATDKERRLASKAVSDIVVKPNEPAEGVNIVVSPATRVYGKVITEGDNSPILRATVWLNLKGLPTPNPRTIDIPLPGDFPHIQAPRVVFINRTDEKGDFEFFVAPGNYSIVGPSQTNHQQFEVIDEEELKFTLMKEMPKSGAIQGSVVNAETGEPVADVVVDGVYRSERHVADFRARTDENGQFNVQRQLHPITMYVASKDESLKGIVEVTADQKSVTISIAPVASVKGRMIDRDSKEPKGETEITWGRQVHLGDEHSPFRTSWGGKVTTDADGNFTAPGLVVGQEYHFTVEQVKHRYSRLKDFTADSAGLIDLGNLELAPPRPPYKPPTFEERVDRLFANKKPLEVRMADAKVKAEKLRQNLMVLFVDRQAPVSKQVFEIRLDNSEAMMQLFNYQHLFVDLKTEGATELAAKLGVSLEQATLPQVWISDPSGTKLYSGALPSAEKENEIEVSATIDLLKEYSPAPLDGRELLREALADAKQSNRRVIIQATATWCGPCHMLADYLEKHRETWEKDYIWIKMDDRWIGADEIMDNIEDPKNRGGIPWTAILDSDGKMLTNSNGPDGNIGFPSSEKGIAHFMTMLGESKIRLTEEDLQSLKAGLEKK, encoded by the coding sequence ATGTCCGACCTGACCTACTTGCCAAAGGACAATCGTATGCGACGCGTTTCGTTACTTTCGTTGGGAATACTGCTCACAGTCAGCATCATCGCGTTCGCCGCAGACGAGCCGAAGAAAGATCCGCCGAAGGTTTCACTGCATGGGGAAGTGGTCGATGCCGATGGCAAGCCGGTCGCCGATGCTCACGTAACGACGTTGACGCATATTCCTGCGGGGCCCAGCGAAGCGACGACCGATGCAGAGGGCAAATTCACACTGGCCGTTTACGAATCTCAGTTGCAATACTTGCCGCTGCTAGTCGAGGATGCAACAGGCAATCGGATGGCCCTCCATAAACCGGACCATCAAAATCCGCCGAAGCCGGGTGACTCAGTCAAAGTCTCTCTCGAGCCTTCGCGCATGGTCACACTGAAAGTAACCGACGCCAACGGAAAGCCCTCCCCAGAAACGACGGTGGGCGGCATGGCGATGAACTTTATCGCTTACGAAGCAATCACCAACGAGCAAGGGGAAGCCACGCTGCGATGGCCGGTTAGTTCTCCGCCGGAAGAGCTGTTCGCATGTAAGGAAGACGTCGGTTTCGATTATCGCGTGGTGTCAACGAAGCGGGACGCGGCGCACGTGGCGCCATGGTTCAAAGAACCAGTCATTACGCTGCAGTTGGCCCCGTCCCAAACGATTCGACTGCGGCTGGTTGATCGCCAGGGCAAACCGATCCCCGACGTTCCAGTTTACAACTGGCTGCTGCGAAAGCCGGGCGAGCCAGACAGCTTTAACTTGAGCATGACGCCAGGCTTTTACCGCACGACGTCGAATGACGACGGAATCGTCGAGTTCCCCGGTACGCCAACATGGAACGAGCATCCCTTCACGCTCTGGCCCAGCTCACCGAATCATATCCGTACGCGGATTACTTACGATGCGCAGCAATATGCCGATCGTCCCATGGACGTGGTCCTGGACAAGTACGAAACCATCAGCGGCCAGGTCGTCAATGGCGATGGCAAACCGGTCGCGGGGATCAGTGTCTTCGGCTATGGCAGCGGTGGCACGATGGATCGTTTGAGTGGAAGCGACCAGACAGACGATAACGGAAAGTTCGAAATGAAAGTCCCACCCAATGCGGTCTATGCGTTGGTGGCTACCGACAAGGAAAGACGCCTGGCGTCGAAAGCGGTAAGTGATATCGTCGTCAAGCCGAACGAGCCAGCCGAGGGCGTGAACATCGTCGTTAGCCCGGCGACGCGTGTCTATGGAAAGGTGATAACTGAAGGCGATAACTCGCCGATACTACGTGCGACGGTGTGGCTCAACTTGAAAGGCTTGCCGACACCCAACCCAAGGACGATCGATATTCCGTTGCCGGGAGACTTTCCGCACATCCAAGCACCTCGTGTCGTTTTCATTAACCGTACGGATGAAAAGGGAGACTTCGAATTTTTCGTCGCCCCTGGCAACTATAGCATCGTCGGACCAAGTCAAACGAATCATCAGCAGTTCGAGGTCATCGACGAAGAAGAGCTCAAATTCACTCTCATGAAAGAAATGCCCAAGTCGGGGGCCATTCAAGGGAGTGTCGTCAACGCCGAGACTGGTGAGCCAGTTGCCGATGTAGTGGTAGATGGCGTTTATCGCAGCGAGCGACATGTCGCGGACTTTCGAGCACGCACCGATGAAAATGGCCAGTTCAATGTCCAGCGGCAGTTGCATCCGATCACCATGTACGTGGCAAGCAAAGATGAAAGCTTGAAGGGCATCGTCGAAGTAACGGCCGATCAGAAAAGCGTTACGATATCTATCGCCCCGGTCGCCTCAGTTAAAGGGCGAATGATCGATCGCGACTCGAAAGAGCCCAAAGGGGAAACTGAAATTACCTGGGGACGCCAGGTTCATCTCGGCGATGAACACTCGCCTTTCCGAACTTCTTGGGGCGGCAAAGTTACGACCGATGCCGACGGAAATTTTACCGCACCTGGGCTTGTGGTAGGGCAGGAGTATCACTTCACCGTCGAACAAGTCAAGCATCGCTATTCCCGCTTGAAGGACTTCACAGCTGACTCGGCCGGTCTGATCGATCTGGGAAATCTGGAGTTGGCCCCTCCGAGACCACCGTACAAACCGCCTACGTTTGAAGAACGTGTCGACCGGTTGTTCGCCAACAAGAAGCCGCTCGAAGTCCGCATGGCAGATGCCAAAGTGAAAGCGGAGAAGCTGCGGCAAAACCTGATGGTTCTGTTCGTCGACCGCCAAGCTCCCGTGTCGAAACAGGTCTTTGAAATAAGACTCGACAACAGCGAGGCAATGATGCAGTTGTTCAACTATCAACATCTCTTCGTCGATTTGAAAACCGAAGGCGCCACCGAATTGGCCGCCAAGTTGGGCGTGTCCCTGGAGCAAGCAACACTCCCCCAGGTTTGGATTAGCGATCCGTCAGGTACGAAGCTTTACTCTGGTGCCCTGCCGAGTGCCGAAAAGGAAAACGAAATAGAGGTCTCCGCGACGATCGATCTGCTGAAAGAGTATTCGCCGGCTCCGCTGGATGGCCGAGAACTTCTCCGCGAGGCGCTCGCCGATGCCAAACAATCCAATCGCCGCGTGATTATCCAGGCAACAGCCACCTGGTGCGGGCCATGCCACATGTTGGCAGACTATCTGGAAAAGCACCGCGAGACTTGGGAGAAAGACTACATCTGGATAAAAATGGATGATCGCTGGATAGGCGCCGACGAGATCATGGACAATATCGAAGATCCTAAGAACCGTGGCGGGATTCCGTGGACGGCCATTCTTGATAGCGACGGCAAGATGCTGACCAACTCGAATGGCCCGGACGGTAACATAGGGTTCCCCTCCAGCGAGAAAGGAATTGCCCACTTCATGACAATGCTGGGCGAATCCAAAATTCGATTGACGGAAGAGGATCTTCAATCGCTCAAAGCAGGCCTGGAAAAGAAGTAG